From Erigeron canadensis isolate Cc75 chromosome 8, C_canadensis_v1, whole genome shotgun sequence, one genomic window encodes:
- the LOC122610036 gene encoding auxin-responsive protein IAA8-like, producing the protein MMSSTLLGVEAGGKGNVSSLQKITMMAERNYLGLSDCSSVDSSNVSNISEVNKNSLNLKETELRLGLPGSQSPERDPESSLTSSDKLDEKRLFPLLPYVVSGHKRAFTDAMDSCSEVKGVTEGNWRFDASGVESDASKLIGQGKFSSNLNVNGNGKILSEAQPAVMKVALSKMAQERPCSGSNLNKVNSSNPPSAKAQVVGWPPVRSFRKNMLATSSKNNDEVDGKPGPGALFVKVSMDGAPYLRKVDLRGYSTYRELSSALEKMFTCFTIGQCGSQGAPGRESLSESKLRDLLHGSEYVLTYEDKDGDWMLVGDVPWDMFIGSCKRLKIMKGSDAIGLAPRATEKSKNRT; encoded by the exons ATGATGTCTTCGACCTTGTTAGGCGTCGAAGCGGGCGGGAAAGGGAATGTGTCTAGTTTACAAAAGATTACGATGATGGCTGAAAGAAATTACTTAGGGTTGTCGGATTGTTCGTCTGTGGATAGTTCGAATGTGTCTAATATATCGGAAGTGAACAAGAATAGTCTAAACCTTAAGGAGACTGAACTAAGGCTTGGTCTTCCGGGGTCTCAATCACCCGAGAGGGATCCAGAAAGTAGCTTAACGAGCTCTGATAAACTAGATGAGAAACGCTTGTTTCCTTTGCTTCCTTACGTTGTTTCTGGGCATAAAAGGGCGTTTACTGATGCTATGGATAGTTGCTCGGAAGTTAAGGGGGTAACTGAAGGGAATTGGAGGTTTGATGCTTCTGGGGTTGAATCTGATGCTTCAAAGTTAATAGGTCAAGGGAAGTTTTCTAGTAATTTGAATGTAAATGGAAATGGGAAGATATTGTCGGAGGCTCAGCCTGCCGTGATGAAAGTGGCGCTCTCAAAAATGGCGCAGGAAAGACCTTGTAGTGGAAGTAATCTTAACAAAGTAAATAGCTCCAATCCTCCGTCTGCAAA AGCACAGGTGGTTGGTTGGCCTCCGGTTAGATCATTTAGGAAGAACATGCTGGCTACAAGCTCAAAGAACAATGATGAAGTAGATGGGAAGCCTGGTCCTGGTGCATTATTTGTGAAGGTTAGCATGGATGGTGCTCCATATTTGAGGAAGGTTGATTTGAGAGGTTACTCTACTTATCGAGAACTTTCTTCTGCTCTCGAGAAGATGTTTACATGTTTCACTATCG GTCAGTGTGGATCTCAGGGAGCTCCGGGGAGGGAAAGTCTTAGTGAGAGCAAACTGAGAGATCTTTTGCATGGGTCAGAGTATGTTCTTACGTATGAAGATAAGGATGGTGACTGGATGCTTGTGGGAGATGTTCCATGGGA TATGTTTATTGGTTCATGCAAGAGGCTGAAGATCATGAAGGGCTCTGATGCTATTGGTTTAG CTCCCAGGGCCACCGAAAAATCAAAGAACAGAACTTAA
- the LOC122580488 gene encoding uncharacterized protein At5g65660-like, producing MEVVLRFVESPPYYEPPSQHHSDSSRPTLGFPLGTALLLIIIFSLSGFFSCCYHWDKLRHLRGSSSHPNSDDLLSKPNPKSPEKKQIEKQSLTVIMPGDRVAKFIAMPCPCEPPREHKITIEQVEKPSLKPPYIVVPMYIN from the exons ATGGAAGTTGTATTGAGGTTTGTAGAGAGTCCTCCCTACTACGAACCACCATCGCAACATCATTCTGATTCGTCTCGGCCCACTTTAGGATTTCCTCTCGGTACCGCCTTACTCTTGATCATCATATTCAGCCTCAGCGGTTTTTTCTCTTGTTGTTATCATTGGGACAAGCTTAGACATCTTCGCGGATCCTCGTCTCATCCTAATTCAGATGACTTACTTTCCAAACCAAATCCAAAATCCCCG GAAAAGAAGCAAATAGAGAAACAAAGCTTGACAGTTATAATGCCGGGAGATCGTGTTGCAAAATTCATAGCAATGCCGTGTCCTTGTGAACCGCCACGAGAACACAAGATCACCATAGAACAAGTTGAGAAGCCATCATTGAAACCGCCATATATAGTTGTTCCcatgtatataaattga